Sequence from the Prosthecobacter debontii genome:
GAAACGGGTTCCGGCACAGAGATGCTTTCGGAGATTGCCGACGATTACGAAGAGGAGCTGGATAACATGGCTGCCTCTCTCGATAAACTGATCGAGCCTCTGACGATGCTGATCCTCGGTGTCATGGTGGGCTTCCTGATCTATGCGATCTATGGTCCGATGTTCAGCCTCGGCGACGTGATTCTGAAGAAGAAATAAGTTGGACTTGAAAAAACGGCGGCTCGGTAAATCATGTGTTCATGAGAACACATGATTTACCCGTGAATCGTCCGCATGGCCGAGGAGCATTCGGGAATACGGAACAGCGGTTCTCGGCGCTCCAGATGAGTTATGATCCGGGAGAGGAACCGGAAAAGGTCGCCACCAAGTTTTTCCGCGATCACTCCAGCAGCATCATCAGTCACCACAAGAGCCCCGACTTACCGTTCGAGGCCAGTTTGAATCCCTATCGAGGGTGCGAGCATGGTTGCGCTTATTGTTATGCAAGGCCGACTCATGAATGGTTGGGGTGGTCGGCTGGTGTGGATTTCGAGTCGCGTATCTTGGTGAAGATGGATGCTCCGGCTTTGCTGCGGCAGGAACTGGCGCGAGACAAATACACACCGGAGCGGCTGTCGCTAAGTGGTGTGACGGATTGTTATCAACCTGCTGAAAAGCGGCTGCAAATCACCCGCGGATGCCTAGCCGTGCTGGCGGAGTGTCGGCATCCGGTGGTGATGATCACGAAGAATCACCTCATCACGCGGGACATGGATCATCTATCGGAACTTGCCCGGCATCAGGCCACGTCGGTTTACATCTCCGTCACTTCACTGGATGCTGATCTCGCACGTAAGCTGGAACCGCGGGCTTCGTCGCCCAAGATGCGCTTGGAGGCGATCCGTGCCTTGGCAGGGCAGGGGATACCTGTGGGAGTATCCGTGGCACCGATCATTCCCGGCCTCAATGACAGCGAGATCCCAGCTATTCTGCAGGCAGCCAAGGATGCCGGGGCCATGT
This genomic interval carries:
- a CDS encoding PA0069 family radical SAM protein — protein: MRTHDLPVNRPHGRGAFGNTEQRFSALQMSYDPGEEPEKVATKFFRDHSSSIISHHKSPDLPFEASLNPYRGCEHGCAYCYARPTHEWLGWSAGVDFESRILVKMDAPALLRQELARDKYTPERLSLSGVTDCYQPAEKRLQITRGCLAVLAECRHPVVMITKNHLITRDMDHLSELARHQATSVYISVTSLDADLARKLEPRASSPKMRLEAIRALAGQGIPVGVSVAPIIPGLNDSEIPAILQAAKDAGAMFAGYTVVRLPFSVKDVFAAWLQEHFPGMKDKVLNRIEETQGRTLSHPEFGKRLKGVGVWSQQIEQIFKVSLKREGLLHRRAEVTDANFRRPREIGGQMELW